The window attTGTGTTCTAGTATAACCCATACCAGGAGACTTTTGATAGATTTCACATCCAATTCACTCTCAGTAAACACCATATTAGCACCAAGTTTCACTAATTTTTCTTTAACTTCATCAGATCCTGGCTTATCTCTTATGATATTGATGCTATGAATTCCTCGAACTCGAGCTAGCTGAATAACACATTGCCCCACAATACTTGTTGCCCCATTTTGCACAATTGTGTCTCCTATTTTGTAGAGAGAGTAGttaatttaaaaacaaaatagaTGGTTTGAAGCAAGAAAACTAAAGTAATTAAAGAGTTTTTGGGAATAAATTAAACCTGGTTTTAAAGCCACAAAGTCCTCGAGCATTCTCAAGGCGCTCAAAGGATTAACAGAACAAGTGGCAGCATATTCAATTGGGGTGCTTTTATCAATTTTATACCATAAACTTTGGTCTTCTACAACGTAGGTCTGCCATGTACCTGAGTAGACACAAAACTACAAATGTCATTGCAAATTACTCCCAGGATTTAGAGTTAGTGAATTTTGTTGTTTATGTATGTGTCAATAATTTTTTCACACAGACAAACTACGTATATAGTCTGAGCTAGACATAGTGAGTTATGTCAAACCTATTGCGTCTAGTCTAACAGCAGGATATCATTGAGCTTTATGTAAATCAGAGGCGGATCCACAAGAAAAATAGTGGATTATCTCATATTCTGATCAAATATctttttatttacaaaaatcgAGAATATGCACACACTAGAGGAATGTGCTTCCACCAATAACGATTTTGGCAGAATAATAAGTACTTCTCCATCCTCAATCAAAGGCTTCGAGTTTGAGTTCTAAGTATAAAGTCGTCTTAGTTAGGGAGCATTTTACCCTGAATATGAGACTTCTAGGCGCGAATCCAAATTTAATCGGGCTTTGGacaaaccaaaagaaaagaaaataatgtgcACCCATTTCAAACTTTGAATCCACTTAACATAAAAGTACCTGGAAGATATGCAGAATGAATAACCAAATCTCCAGGGGAAAGAGTCTTAACTGCAGAGCCAGCAATATGTACTTCTCCGACCCCTTCCCATCCACCAATTGTTGGTACTTGTGGCCGTACTGGATAGACTCCTGTTATGCAATAATCTCAGTAAAATTTATATATGGGGTTGGTATATTCTAATAAAATTAATAGTACTgataataagaagaaaaatagtTGTACTAATAAAACTTTTGATGCAAGATGATGCCAAATGACTATTTAAATCAAGGTTAGTGAAATTATTAGTAGGTTTAGTTTGTCTAATTGTAAAAATGTTTACAGGATAGTGGATTTCATATGGAGTACAATAATAGTTCACTTCAATTCATTAGGCCATTAATTGGTATAATCCTGGAACTTTTACAAGACATGATAACCCTAATTACTGTAAATTAATGAggtaaaaataactaatttagtgAAAGCAAACTTGGAATTTATATCATGTGCTTCAAAGAGAAAACAGAAAAGCAAAACTCAAAAGGAGGAACTTTAAGCATTTTCCTCTTTATGCAGTTGATTTGCTAAACTGCAATTTATCTTTGTGAGATATAATCATGCTCCCGCCTAATTTTCACGCTCTACGTATGCGTAGAAAATTTTAACCACGTAAAAACATCACGAAACTAGCTATAATTCCAATTTTCGTTTTCtcctttttcccaaatttcattttttgaaGTTTCTTGGCCaatgaaaatatttgaaaaaatgtataattaaaaattaataattagcGAACTGGAGagtattttgaagaaaaaattgagtcttaaaaattaatataagataaaaatattagttaaaacaagtaatatgaagttaaaaattaaaattattatttaaaaaaaattctctaATAGGTAAGGcaagtcatttttattttttgagagCGAACATTTTCTGGTAGTCAAACACTATAAAAATGACTCACTAAAAAATACAtaacattttgagaaaaatagCTTTCCTCGTACAAAACACATCCCATGTTTCAAATATCAATGACACAAAAAATGCAaggtgatttatttttatttgtcgaAGCATTGGAAGACAGTTAAATCAAAGATGGAGCTAAAATTTAGGTTAAAGATTGAGCTGGTCCGGAGCTTTGGTTCAaactcatttttttaatttttttatttattaaatatatacaaattattaattgaGAACTCAATAACTTAAAATGACTATAATCCTAGATCGTAAGCTTCATATCCTCGCCTTATCTCTTTCAATCTAACATTTGTGCGAGTAAGAAGCAACAAATAGCAAGTAATGATGTGAACCATCGGCAGAGCTAGGGGACCAAATGCCAAAAAATTATACTGTGCATATAAGGTTAGTTTTTTTTTGTCCATATATGAGAATTTTTGAACTAGTAGATAAATTCTAGCTCCGTCGCTAACGCGAACCCACACAGTTCGCCAAATAAACCCAAGTTATCAAACCTTCTATTCTGTTAATATCGGCAGGATTGATCGGAGCTGCGAGCATTCTAACACAGATGTCGTTCTCAGTGATCTTCACAGGCGGAATCTCTGTCACTCTGCAGAAAAGATTTTCACTTTAAAAATGCAAAACTACACCAGACAAAAGCATTTCTACTTGTAAAGTATGAAATGGCAGTATATAGTACATTGACAAAAAAAATAGTGTGAACAGTGTAAAGCTAGAACAGGAACGTATATGTTGCAACGGACCTAGTGACGGTGTCAGGAGGGCCGTGTTGGTCGTAGACAACGGCCGTAGAAGGCGGAGACACGGCGGCCGGAAAATCTACGATGGAGCTTTGTTTATCATGGCAAAAGGGTACGTAATGTGAACATTGCGATAACAttatttcctctctctctctctctagtttTTGTACTCAATTGCTAAGAATGGAGAAGTGCTGGTACTTAAATACTGGTAAGCAAGAGGTTCACTGAAACCTAccactcttttttattttaacataaaCCTGATTGGGCCCATACACAAAACATTTTGTAGATTTGcttaaaacttaaaaaaatagttttttttttatgttgtattgaaaaacaaaattgaaagttgaattgtgtttggacatatatTTTATTTGATAAAAAGTCAAAGTTTcgtgaatgaaaaaaaaattcatctAACAATCTGCTTCAAACTAGTTTTTGGAaacttcaatattttttttaattatttttcaaaaactgatCATATTCAATAAACAAACGCGAGCTTTGCTTTTTAGGTTACTCTTTCGATCTCATTTTATACTATAGTACCGGTACTACTTATCATGGTATTTAATTGAATACTAAATTTGTGATGCTATATTTTATATACTCTTTTCGTCTCATTTGGTACgtttttttagtttgtttcaaaataaatatacattgttatatttaaaactaatttaactttaaattttttatttaatgagatgatttatagccacaaaaTATTTATGGCTCGCTTGTTATTTCAAAAATTTTGAAagacttttttattttcttaaactatgGCCCAATGGGATTGAGGGAGTAGAAATTACTAACAATGGATAAATATGTTAAAATAGTTTTAGTTGattgaaaatttaattaataatataaataaactatatcatcaaaatttaaaatgaaaatacttaagaaaattaaaatagcGTCAAATGTTTTGAACGGactcaaatttaaaaaaa is drawn from Nicotiana tabacum cultivar K326 chromosome 9, ASM71507v2, whole genome shotgun sequence and contains these coding sequences:
- the LOC107769029 gene encoding enoyl-[acyl-carrier-protein] reductase, mitochondrial, which encodes MLSQCSHYVPFCHDKQSSIVDFPAAVSPPSTAVVYDQHGPPDTVTRVTEIPPVKITENDICVRMLAAPINPADINRIEGVYPVRPQVPTIGGWEGVGEVHIAGSAVKTLSPGDLVIHSAYLPGTWQTYVVEDQSLWYKIDKSTPIEYAATCSVNPLSALRMLEDFVALKPGDTIVQNGATSIVGQCVIQLARVRGIHSINIIRDKPGSDEVKEKLVKLGANMVFTESELDVKSIKSLLDDIPEPRLGLNCIGGNAATLVIKLLKQGGTMVTYGGMSKKPITISTSTFIFKDVSLRGFWLQEKNLDQAQYRYSIDYLLALARAGRLKYEMELVPFNDFHTALEKAMGKHGSRKKQVLKF